Genomic segment of Apium graveolens cultivar Ventura chromosome 7, ASM990537v1, whole genome shotgun sequence:
AGCTATGGAACAAGTACTTCTCCGCTGGGTACTCTCTGCTATAACTTCTATCAGACACAATATATCCGAGAAAACTTTTTCAAACAAATATTAACAAGAGGTTGAAGGAATGTACAATCAGTTTGTTTCGGTAGAGTTCTTGAATCTTGACTTTTATGAGCGAAAAGAAAGTAGTACCAAGAGCACAAACTGTCTATTTCGCACATAATGTTAGAGTTTGTTCAATCCCACTAATCTTGGTAATGCAAATATATCATTTACTCTCTTTCGTCTGCTAACTGTATTAACATTCTAATCAGAAATCGgttgatttttcaaaaatcaccgataaataactcaaaaattaattaaaaatatttatctaaTTTGGCTGATCATTGATAAATtattcgatttttttaaaaatcgtccgTAAATCATAAATCATTATCTTAACCGAATAATTTcgatttccgaaatctgtaacACTGAACATAACATATTTTGCATAAGCCTGAGCTCTCAACTTCAAACTCTTCTAACATTccattataaaatattaaaatgtaTAATCACTTTTAATCTATTTATTTTTGTTGATTTCATTCTTATCATGGGCCGAAAGCCCAATTAATCTTTGGCTCGCATCATCACATTAGGTTTTTTCAGCGTACATACGGTACTTGGTCAAATTAATAATATGGCGTTATGctaaaaaaattgattttaacaaTTACATCTCATATTCGGAGAatagaaaataaattatttcaggAAAAAAACTCAGAACTATAATGATTTATGTAGTTAAAGAAAAACGAAGATACTTCCAATTATACTTCCCGAAGTAACACATATTACTAAATCATAATCAGTTGCAGTGGATGTTGAATGTAAACAGTCCAAGTCTTCCCTGTGGAACTTTTAACACGAAGATTGTTAACAAAACAAAATCTTAAACCAGGTTGAAGTGAATGTATATTTCATGTATTAGACAAGTAAATACAGGTACTCTTAACTCGTGGGAGTACTCCGGAAAAAATTATAACCACCTTTTGTTGAGAAGTTTAGCTATTGTTAAATCTGCAGCACCAAATCCATCCAATGTAGCATTCGCTGATGTGAACTCGGCCCTATTTGTTGAACTGCAACATCCACAAAAGTCTATTGGTAAGCAATAGGTAGCCATTAGTAGAATTAACTAGTTAAAACAAATTCCAAAGGTGAACAATGAAGTTGAAGTTGCATTTTGGTAAGACTGGTATTTTAGTGGGGGATGTAATCGAGTTTTTTGAACATTTTATTCTCCTAAAAAAGTGGGCAACCACACTACCCGTGATTTTAAGCACAAGACATTATGTAAAATTGGAAATCAGTAAAGTACCTGCTGCGAAGAACAATGCAAGGCATGCCTATGCGTTCGGCTCCAGCTACTCCAGATTGGCCTCCGGAAACAAGTACACAATTTGAAACAGGCACATCGACGTATTCTGCCGCTGCTCGTAGTGCAGTCACGATTTTCTGTGTACTGCATTATTTAATAATAAGGTATTATTGGCTTACTGCTAGCACCTTCACCAAAATTGATGTAAATCTTCCTGAGAAAAATAAAAAGCACAAGAAATGGTTCTCTCATCTAGATGCTTAAATTTAATAACCAGGCTGCTTAGAAACTGAACTCTAATCTCTGATTGCTTGTCTAAAAATTTGGCAGTAATTGGCcaaataaaatatatgtaaaacACGTTAAGCATCCTTCTACCTGGAACGGGACAATTTTCTTTGCCAGTAGACAAAACTCCCAGGTTCTGGCCATTATTGTTAAAAGATTATCAACAAGAAGCCATACGATGAAGATGATAGTAGACAATACTATTTTAAGGCCATAGACTCGCAATAACATCATTGTGCTTCTTTCACAATTCCACTTTTCAAACTACAATGGATCTGTGTTACTGATTCGCATGCATCTCTTAATTTTGCCGCTATTTCAAAATGGGTCGCTGTTAGTCTTTTACCAATTGTTTAGTGGTCAAACTGTAATATTTACCCACACATCTTCAGGTAGATTTTGAGTTGGGTTGATTTTTCTCCCAGTTGCAAACTCAACTTGTAATACGTGCAACTCTCATTAGTTCAGGTTGCACATGAGAAGCACTGTACAAGACATTTTGGTTGATATAGAAATACCTCAATTATATATTTAGCATGTAAATAAATGACCAAAGCCAACTATATCCATTTCCAAATCAGGTGAATTTGAGAGCTTAAACTCATTACATGATACACTAATCCAATCTATTAATCAAAGTTCATTTCTTTTCGTTTTTCAAACATCAGATATATGATATGCGAACGTACATATTATTTCCAAGGGAAAAAGGATGGGTCACCTTTCACTTGAACTAGTATCAATGTCTACACTCAGCTTCAACATGGATGCAACTTCCTTTGCAATTCTTTGTTTTTCAGCAGAAGCTAATCAATATAGTAAAAAAACAGCCTTCTACATCAGTCAGAGTCACTTGACTACCATTCGTATATGAAACAATATGCATGTGCAAATCAAATTTGGAATAGTATTCTACCCGCTTTTCTTGCTTCTCTAACTAATTGCTCATCCAGGCTAGAAAACACTCCTTCACCAAGAACAAGTTGGCCGTAAAAGCTTTTTTCTGCCTCCACAGTCCCGACAATTTTTACCATCGATCTTACTTCATCTCCAAGCTTTTCAACGATAGACCTGTTTTTTCAGTAATAAAAAAGACAAATTGTTCATCAAGTTATCTCAACAATCCTAAAAATATGAGGCGATATCATAAAAACCGTCCAAGAACACAAGTCCTTTAAAGAAAAAGCTTGCTATTGTCTTTACCGAGAAACAAATCAGGCAGTCTTTTCTAATCATAAGTTATAAATCCCAACAAAGAGTATCTAATAAAGCAAGTCTTCAAATATTATAAAACATTATTAATGGTGTTGATGCCATCTCATATATGATGGTTTTACATTAGGAGCCTAGCTTGAAGCTCAATACCGGTAAATCAGAGTAAACAAGTCTTGCATTACTTTGTGACAAATTAATTGTAGCGATCTACCCGTGATACAGTAAAAGATAAATGAATCACATTTTTTTGACAAGTTGTATTTATTTATACAAGGAGAGGGAGGGTGAGAATCTGATCCCCTGGCCTTTGTCATGGGGGAAGGTTGCCTCTACCTATATAATTATCATGGTAAAAGATTCTGCTTCTGTAATTATGTGATCAAGGTTCCACAAAGGTACCAAGTCAACTAATTATTTCCAGACAAGTACAAAGTTTTAAGATAATTGTGAACACAGAATTAAAAGTTTCTAATGACTCAAAATTCAGAAGAAAAAAAACCTGGCTATTTTATCCCCGATTTTACTGTAGGCTGTCAGAATTACCACTGGAACCCCTTCTTTAATCGCATCGTTGATGAAACTGTGATTGAAGAAAGAACGATGATAATGTTAAAGGAAACCTAAACACTGTTAATTGAAATATAACAACCAAAAAATTATTATTCAAAGAGCTTATTATATATACTTATATCCATAATATTCTATATTTAATCTATTCACAAAATAATTATCATAAGATAATTTGGAATTGACTTCGCCCGCCATTATAACAAAGAATCTTGATGGACACAGATCAGAATTCAGGTTTCGGCAGGGGAAAAAGAAATTTGTTATGGATTTGGAGTCCTAATTGTTGCACGGAAGCATTTTAAGGTGTTTGTAGTAAACGATTTTATTCGATTGATTATTCAGAAAATTGCTACTTGATAGTAGGAGCAGTCTTCTAAAGGTTTATATCTGAGACCATCTTCTCTATAAGACTAAATTGTTTATTCCTCAATAAATGCTTCTTTGACAGAAATAGACAATAACACAAGCAACAGATGGTCTCAGATATCTGCTTATTCCTTATACAGAATGATAACGAACATGACAAAATTATTGACAAGTTTTATGCAACAAAATCTGCACAACATTGGCATTCTTAGTTCACCTAAATATTAAAAGAGCTAAGCTAATATAGATGAAAGCAACCTTTGCATCTTGTGAGAAATATTAAGTTAGGCTGAATCTGAGCACTCACTCTTCTGCACCAGGTCTTAAAGGTATACTCTTTGACATCACAAGATTTTCCAGCGCGGTTTTCTGCCAGTAATTTAACACTTCAAAATTAGAAATTAGTGTGCTTTACAACTAAAGAAAAGAATGTTTCTAATCCCTTTGCGCCTAGTAGATACCCGTCTCTTCGTAATAAGAGGTTTGGAGTTAATGCTTAGCAGATGAAGGGAGCATGAGAATATTAAGTTTTTGCAATTGACCATTCGTAACCAAGCTTATGGTGGAAATAATGTTAAAGCCAGATAAACCTTTAGAATGTTATCATTTGATAAAGACGGTCAATATGAGATGCTCTGGAGTATACAAGAGAAGACTATATTTGGTCCGCAGTATTGGGGGTCATTTTGTACTTAAGGTGTTATTTTATTGCATTATATAAAAACGATCTGTGTGCTATTTCCCAATTCATTCAGATATAAGTACAAAGAACTTAGTTATTGTAATTAGCAAAAAAACAACTTAGTTGTTGTACAATTTATGGACATGGCTTAAAAGATTATATCATGTGTGCTAAATATTGCAGCCAATGATATTAAACAGAATATCTGGTTTCCCTGGAACAATCCTTGCCCTCCAAATGATGTGCTATAAATTTTACCTTTTCGCGCATAACATTTTTCATAAATGTTTCCCTCTCATTCGTGGGTAAAGAACTAGGCCAACCAATCTGAACAAGAAATTGACAACAGAAGAAAAATCAACACAAAAGTAATGGTTTATTCAATTTCTAATATTCTGTAAAATGATATCAGGTGCGCACCCGGTTAAAATACAAGAACAACATCATCTTCTCTTCACCAGCACTCTTCCTTAAAAGAATATTAGacacaaaaattaaaaagaagTAATAATGCTCAAGTTAGATAATATACAAGATCGCATAATTAGTTCTAAAAATGAGAAGGTATGACGCTACAACTGTAATCTGATTGGCGGGAAATTACAGCAAGACACTAGATTAAAATTGCAAGAGttttcttcagtgtcttgatTCACGGCTTTGTGCAACAAATGGAATACCTTTTTATTGCTAAATTATGTGAAATATAATTCATACCTTATTAGATCGTTATAAATTGGTTTTGTCCAATTTGCACAGTCGAGACCGAGCTTTCGAAATGCTAACAATGTCAACAAGTTCAAATCAATAAACAGTGTATTTGCTCTATGAGAAGTACAGAACTTTGGTAATAGGTACAGAAACCCTTTTAAGAGCCACAAAAAAAAGTAATGTATATGTCTCACCTAGATTGAAGGCTTCACGATTACCACCGCCATATATATCCATTAGGACCCTAAATAACAACGCAAAGAAGCATGGATTATGAAATAGTATACATTATCCTCTGTCAAGCAAGAACTTAGAGTCTACATttcaaaaagaagaaaaaaaaattctggcTCTCATAAATCctatagcacataaggttcaaGGATTTACATTTATCGCGGAAACATAAAGATCATATAGTCAGCGTAAGCCTTTCCATGTGAATGCATGAAAGAGTAAGAATGAAGCATACATGCCACTGTTAATTCGAGTGATTCACAGGCGGTTTTTTGATAATCAAGCATAAAGTTACAATTATCTAGTGTACTGTTTTATACCTCTCCCTTCCAAGTCAAGTAAATCTTGTTGAATATAACATTGTACTTTTATTCCTGCACATTTTTAGACATATCTAATGATTTATTATTGAGAAGCACTGCTTTTCATAATTAGAAGGCTGACCAACTCGCAGCAGGTTATACAACTACCACTTCAGAGATGTGTTGTGCTGAACACTTCCACAATACTAAACTTgctctaaaataattttttgcGTCATATCCTTTTCCTTTCATGTTTCAGGTTTTAAAAAAAAGGTCAAAACAATCTTCAAGGAAGCAAACGCTATTTATCACAATGCCCAAATCTTATCTATGCAAAACATGACATATACCATAAATGTATTACCACTACAACTTCTATTTTTTGCCATCAAGAAGAAAAAAGGATTATTGCATAGGATACATTAACAAATGAATGATTTGTTGACATATCTGAGGTGTCATGGTTCAATAGCCAGCCTACTTTTACAACTAACTGATATCTCTCCCGTGGATACTACAAATTGATAAAGATAAGCATAGAAAGCCAAAAAAGGCTTCCCCTTAGAGATGCCCATGCCCTTAGAATGAGTAACTGTAATCATTTGAAGTGTATATATGTACTCTGTTCGGCAACCCCAAATCTAAGAATTTACCTTTAAATATTTTTCCAAAGTCTTTCGAAATTAGGTTGTCAATCTCAAGCATTATCTTAGTGGAAACAAAATACGGTATTCTTTCTAACACCGGAAGAAACGATGTAATTTGCAGGTACTAAATAGTAAACACTCTTAGATCATATGTTCTAAACCCTAAATGGATCAAATATTTATTAAGTTTAGATACTCCCCCTCACTCGATTAAACGGCCACAACTCGAGTAGACCACCGTAACAATCTCACCAAGGAGAGTATGACCGCAAGACCTCTGCAACCTGAGCTGATATACAATATAACTTGATCATTTAAATTAAAATCTCAAGATGCCACTAAAAGCCACTTAAAAAATCCAATTCTTCTAACAAATAAAGTTTATTCCTCATTTTATCGATTTCGAATCATAAAACCATAATAAAGAGCTAAAAACCCAAAAAAAAACACAATTCATGCACCAAACTAAAAACTCAACTATATTATGCATCAAACAAGAAGCTTCACTCAATACTCAACATAAAAATCACATCTTTACACACATAAAGCTCCAAGAAAATGGATATGCCATTGAAAAAGAAAAGAGTAGCAAAATAAAAAATACCCATCAACTTCAAGAAGAACAGCAAGTTGGCCAGATGGTTTGTGCTCAGAAGAACTTGAAGAAGCATAAAACCTATTGATTTGCAAATTTTTGGTGTGAAAAGTAAGTTTTGGGTAAAAAGATTTGGAAAATGAGGGCGAGAAATAGATATTTTTTGTGGGTATGCCATGCAATTTGGTGTTAGTGGTAATGAAGCTCGAAAATCGAGGTGAAGACAGAGCTGGAGTTGAAGTAGTTTCCATGGGAGCTACTTTAGTTCTTGTTTGGTTTTGTGTGAGTCACCAATCATAGACACCTCATCATCATCTCTATCAATTTGTTGGGATTTTATTCTGTATTTTCAGTTAACttttatttatattattgttaaatttttattctatttttcatatagtttaaaatacataaaaattggaaaaattatCGAAAATACTATTCTCGAAAGTTGTTTCATAATTTtactattttttaaaaatatttgtaaaaatatgaTTTACAAAAAATAGTCAAattcttatattttttttttcatataatTAGATTTATTTTCATTGTATTTGATTTAACCTGACATTTCTGATAACCGGTTCGGTTTCGgattggatcaatttcggatcGGATCTACTTTAGGATTATGATATATTTGAAGATCATTTGGATCGGATCGGATTTGATTCGGTTCGGGTCTAACTCGGATTAAAATCGGATAAAATTCGGACTAAAATCGGACAAAATTATGTTCAGATTAAACTCGGTTCGGATATTTTCGGATCCTAACTtatttaatttttcaatttttgagatttaaaaaatatatttttttaatttttttgctaaattattattattattttattttatttagtatttttaatataatataatgtacttttacaaaaaaatatgataaaataagtatattatcataaaaataaaattgtttaaagtaTAAATTTTGCTTATTTCGGGTCATATTCGGTTCGGGTAATATATTATTCGTGTTTAATCGGTTCCAAGTTATAATCGGATCTTGTATTTCGGATCATTTTCGGTTAATTTTTAGTTCAGATATTTTTTGGATCGA
This window contains:
- the LOC141671855 gene encoding CBBY-like protein; the protein is METTSTPALSSPRFSSFITTNTKLHGIPTKNIYFSPSFSKSFYPKLTFHTKNLQINRFYASSSSSEHKPSGQLAVLLEVDGVLMDIYGGGNREAFNLAFRKLGLDCANWTKPIYNDLIRKSAGEEKMMLFLYFNRIGWPSSLPTNERETFMKNVMREKKTALENLVMSKSIPLRPGAEDFINDAIKEGVPVVILTAYSKIGDKIARSIVEKLGDEVRSMVKIVGTVEAEKSFYGQLVLGEGVFSSLDEQLVREARKAASAEKQRIAKEVASMLKLSVDIDTSSSESTQKIVTALRAAAEYVDVPVSNCVLVSGGQSGVAGAERIGMPCIVLRSSSTNRAEFTSANATLDGFGAADLTIAKLLNKRWL